One region of Osmia lignaria lignaria isolate PbOS001 chromosome 7, iyOsmLign1, whole genome shotgun sequence genomic DNA includes:
- the stv gene encoding BAG domain-containing protein starvin isoform X2, producing MDSPVIVDKASEFGEPIDLDRPFPGFPFDDDSFGRRSDIRAHLDDLAARHPEFADHLLGPPWGDIPFQGSFRNRNRGSGNGGHSYQQQQGYSDEDARSQASGSSATSGASGSSHGEAESNQNQQSQTSEQTPKKNQIPQYGLRNTVDIGQHHHNMENTDKGNRGQRSMSAPPENRQSFAQPQPQPQEQQSQQPSGQRYVSRIDITPQHNQAPQQQPQQQPQQQQQQQPQKPQQQGNVRHIPIFVEGRDEPVLPRSFDEPPNFRREPSPTQFHTPPHFQRSAPFGDVFGGRHQWSPHFQDTFYQQPSSFEHPSRRQQQPPTFQQPKKPQQQQYEQPKQQQQKPQQQSQPQPQQQQEPPPKPKPTLPKDPLERVALIQKDIDSLAEQVKQYTGNSRTDKHYMYLDEMLTRELIKLDDIETEGRDNVRQARKNAIKTIQETISLLESRAPLPTQQTSTEEKKEEEEHVSNDPEKVGQSAESMDVEQKSENQEAGKAEKTEAAESEKKEENQSKEPIPLPPCPSTEGKPEETKESPANVPNDQAANQQQETSQTSGDAMDTTSDLKSKPAEAQPNTENVEEKKADTVDEQKKPESVVEQKAEEKPAKGKKKDASEKTENKKEENKMEVDSEVKQSPKTQKKGKKTKKQAAVSDKAIPLPAPEDTAASAK from the coding sequence GGTTTTCCATTTGACGACGACAGTTTTGGTCGACGCAGCGACATCCGGGCCCACCTGGACGACCTAGCAGCCCGGCATCCGGAGTTCGCGGACCACCTGCTCGGCCCCCCCTGGGGTGATATACCCTTCCAAGGCTCTTTCCGCAACCGAAATCGTGGCTCTGGCAACGGTGGCCACAGCTACCAGCAGCAGCAGGGTTATTCGGACGAGGACGCGAGGAGCCAAGCGAGTGGAAGCAGCGCGACCAGCGGGGCGAGCGGCAGCTCTCACGGCGAGGCAGAAAGCAATCAGAATCAGCAGTCGCAAACATCCGAGCAGACACCCAAAAAGAATCAGATACCTCAGTACGGCTTGCGTAATACGGTGGATATAGGACAACACCATCATAACATGGAGAACACGGACAAAGGAAATCGCGGACAGCGTTCGATGTCAGCTCCGCCAGAGAACAGACAATCGTTCGCTCAGCCACAGCCTCAGCCGCAGGAACAACAGAGCCAACAGCCTTCTGGACAGAGGTACGTCTCCAGGATAGACATAACACCGCAGCACAATCAAGCTCCGCAACAGCAACCACAGCAACAgccacagcagcagcagcagcagcagccacAGAAACCTCAACAGCAAGGCAACGTCAGGCATATACCTATCTTTGTAGAGGGTAGAGACGAGCCCGTGCTGCCAAGGAGTTTCGACGAACCACCGAATTTCCGGAGAGAGCCATCTCCCACACAGTTCCACACTCCACCTCACTTCCAGAGGTCGGCCCCGTTCGGGGATGTTTTCGGTGGAAGACACCAGTGGTCTCCGCACTTCCAGGACACTTTCTACCAGCAACCAAGCTCGTTCGAGCATCCCTCGCGCAGACAACAGCAGCCTCCAACTTTCCAGCAGCCTAAGAAGCCTCAGCAACAGCAGTACGAACAAccgaagcagcagcagcaaaaGCCCCAGCAACAATCTCAGCCTCAGCCTCAGCAGCAGCAAGAACCTCCACCAAAACCTAAGCCCACTCTTCCAAAGGATCCTCTGGAGAGGGTAGCCTTAATTCAGAAAGACATAGACTCCTTGGCGGAACAGGTTAAACAGTACACCGGAAATTCAAGGACGGATAAACATTATATGTATCTGGATGAAATGCTGACGAGGGAGTTGATTAAATTAGATGACATAGAAACAGAAGGTAGAGACAACGTCAGACAAGCAAGGAAGAACGCCATTAAAACTATACAAGAGACTATCAGCTTGCTCGAATCCAGGGCGCCTCTTCCAACGCAGCAGACCTCTACAGAggagaaaaaggaggaagaggaaCATGTTTCTAATGACCCTGAGAAGGTTGGACAGAGCGCTGAGTCTATGGACGTTGAACAGAAATCAGAGAATCAAGAGGCTGGTAAAGCTGAGAAGACTGAGGCTGCAGAAAGtgagaagaaggaagagaatCAGTCCAAAGAACCCATACCTTTACCTCCCTGTCCATCGACCGAGGGAAAGCCTGAAGAGACTAAAGAGTCTCCTGCGAACGTTCCCAACGACCAGGCGGCGAATCAGCAACAAGAGACTAGTCAGACTTCTGGCGATGCCATGGACACGACTTCGGACTTGAAGTCCAAGCCAGCAGAAGCGCAACCAAACACGGAGAACGTGGAGGAGAAGAAAGCAGACACTGTTGACGAACAGAAGAAACCAGAGAGTGTAGTTGAACAGAAAGCAGAAGAGAAACCAGCCAAGGGAAAGAAGAAGGATGCGTCCGAGAAGACGGAAAATAAGAAAGAAGAGAACAAGATGGAGGTAGACAGTGAAGTTAAACAATCACCGAAGACACAGAAGAAGGgcaagaagacgaagaagcagGCTGCAGTCTCCGATAAAGCTATACCCTTGCCAGCACCGGAAGACACTGCTGCGAGCGCAAAGTAA
- the stv gene encoding BAG domain-containing protein starvin isoform X1: protein MSFYFRDKPKFSDRLRGKSGDELLQEIKQQFDEDSKSFFEPTTRSGRDPFERHSSFSRGFPFDDDSFGRRSDIRAHLDDLAARHPEFADHLLGPPWGDIPFQGSFRNRNRGSGNGGHSYQQQQGYSDEDARSQASGSSATSGASGSSHGEAESNQNQQSQTSEQTPKKNQIPQYGLRNTVDIGQHHHNMENTDKGNRGQRSMSAPPENRQSFAQPQPQPQEQQSQQPSGQRYVSRIDITPQHNQAPQQQPQQQPQQQQQQQPQKPQQQGNVRHIPIFVEGRDEPVLPRSFDEPPNFRREPSPTQFHTPPHFQRSAPFGDVFGGRHQWSPHFQDTFYQQPSSFEHPSRRQQQPPTFQQPKKPQQQQYEQPKQQQQKPQQQSQPQPQQQQEPPPKPKPTLPKDPLERVALIQKDIDSLAEQVKQYTGNSRTDKHYMYLDEMLTRELIKLDDIETEGRDNVRQARKNAIKTIQETISLLESRAPLPTQQTSTEEKKEEEEHVSNDPEKVGQSAESMDVEQKSENQEAGKAEKTEAAESEKKEENQSKEPIPLPPCPSTEGKPEETKESPANVPNDQAANQQQETSQTSGDAMDTTSDLKSKPAEAQPNTENVEEKKADTVDEQKKPESVVEQKAEEKPAKGKKKDASEKTENKKEENKMEVDSEVKQSPKTQKKGKKTKKQAAVSDKAIPLPAPEDTAASAK, encoded by the coding sequence GGTTTTCCATTTGACGACGACAGTTTTGGTCGACGCAGCGACATCCGGGCCCACCTGGACGACCTAGCAGCCCGGCATCCGGAGTTCGCGGACCACCTGCTCGGCCCCCCCTGGGGTGATATACCCTTCCAAGGCTCTTTCCGCAACCGAAATCGTGGCTCTGGCAACGGTGGCCACAGCTACCAGCAGCAGCAGGGTTATTCGGACGAGGACGCGAGGAGCCAAGCGAGTGGAAGCAGCGCGACCAGCGGGGCGAGCGGCAGCTCTCACGGCGAGGCAGAAAGCAATCAGAATCAGCAGTCGCAAACATCCGAGCAGACACCCAAAAAGAATCAGATACCTCAGTACGGCTTGCGTAATACGGTGGATATAGGACAACACCATCATAACATGGAGAACACGGACAAAGGAAATCGCGGACAGCGTTCGATGTCAGCTCCGCCAGAGAACAGACAATCGTTCGCTCAGCCACAGCCTCAGCCGCAGGAACAACAGAGCCAACAGCCTTCTGGACAGAGGTACGTCTCCAGGATAGACATAACACCGCAGCACAATCAAGCTCCGCAACAGCAACCACAGCAACAgccacagcagcagcagcagcagcagccacAGAAACCTCAACAGCAAGGCAACGTCAGGCATATACCTATCTTTGTAGAGGGTAGAGACGAGCCCGTGCTGCCAAGGAGTTTCGACGAACCACCGAATTTCCGGAGAGAGCCATCTCCCACACAGTTCCACACTCCACCTCACTTCCAGAGGTCGGCCCCGTTCGGGGATGTTTTCGGTGGAAGACACCAGTGGTCTCCGCACTTCCAGGACACTTTCTACCAGCAACCAAGCTCGTTCGAGCATCCCTCGCGCAGACAACAGCAGCCTCCAACTTTCCAGCAGCCTAAGAAGCCTCAGCAACAGCAGTACGAACAAccgaagcagcagcagcaaaaGCCCCAGCAACAATCTCAGCCTCAGCCTCAGCAGCAGCAAGAACCTCCACCAAAACCTAAGCCCACTCTTCCAAAGGATCCTCTGGAGAGGGTAGCCTTAATTCAGAAAGACATAGACTCCTTGGCGGAACAGGTTAAACAGTACACCGGAAATTCAAGGACGGATAAACATTATATGTATCTGGATGAAATGCTGACGAGGGAGTTGATTAAATTAGATGACATAGAAACAGAAGGTAGAGACAACGTCAGACAAGCAAGGAAGAACGCCATTAAAACTATACAAGAGACTATCAGCTTGCTCGAATCCAGGGCGCCTCTTCCAACGCAGCAGACCTCTACAGAggagaaaaaggaggaagaggaaCATGTTTCTAATGACCCTGAGAAGGTTGGACAGAGCGCTGAGTCTATGGACGTTGAACAGAAATCAGAGAATCAAGAGGCTGGTAAAGCTGAGAAGACTGAGGCTGCAGAAAGtgagaagaaggaagagaatCAGTCCAAAGAACCCATACCTTTACCTCCCTGTCCATCGACCGAGGGAAAGCCTGAAGAGACTAAAGAGTCTCCTGCGAACGTTCCCAACGACCAGGCGGCGAATCAGCAACAAGAGACTAGTCAGACTTCTGGCGATGCCATGGACACGACTTCGGACTTGAAGTCCAAGCCAGCAGAAGCGCAACCAAACACGGAGAACGTGGAGGAGAAGAAAGCAGACACTGTTGACGAACAGAAGAAACCAGAGAGTGTAGTTGAACAGAAAGCAGAAGAGAAACCAGCCAAGGGAAAGAAGAAGGATGCGTCCGAGAAGACGGAAAATAAGAAAGAAGAGAACAAGATGGAGGTAGACAGTGAAGTTAAACAATCACCGAAGACACAGAAGAAGGgcaagaagacgaagaagcagGCTGCAGTCTCCGATAAAGCTATACCCTTGCCAGCACCGGAAGACACTGCTGCGAGCGCAAAGTAA